Within Candidatus Aegiribacteria sp., the genomic segment CGGTTGCAGTGGAATTGCCACCGCGTATTTACCAATCATATAGCAATCCACTGAGCCTTAGTTTTAAAATATGCTAAACTCAGAGCAAACCGGACAGAAACGACTTTCGGACGATAATCATCAGTGTATGATCGATGCTGCAAAATCAGACGATAGTTGTGTGTAGCGTGCTAATCAGAAATATTGGTAATTACATGCCTTCTCATGCGTTTGCATGATTGTGCAATGGTGATTCAGAAAAAAGAACCTTCACTTCTTTCTCAATTATCTGTCCAAACTTACTCTTTGCGAGTTTCATATTGTATCTAACCTGTAAATTTAGCCAAAATTCAGGTTCAATCCCGAAGTATTTGCCCAGTCGCAGCGCAGTATCTGCGGTAATTTCCCTTTTCCCATGAACAACCTGACTAATACGGTTTGCCGGTACGTTAATGTCTTTTGCAAGCTGGCTCTGGGAAATGCCCATTGGCTTGAGAAACTCCTCTAAAAGAACATCGCCTGGTGTAATCGGAGATAATTTATTTGTCATATCGCTACCCCTTATGATAATCCACAATTTCAACTTCAATGACTCCTTCGTCCTTCCAAACAAAGCAGATGCGCCATTGATTATTGATTCTCATGCTGTGTTGACCTTTCCTATTTCCTTTTAGTTGCTCAAGTCTGTTCCCCGGGGGAATACGCAAACTCTTCAAAGAGACAGCTGCATTCAGAACTTCAAGCTTAATCCTGGCTGTTCTGTTGATACTCCTGAATTTTCGGATATCCATATCATTAAACAGCTTCTCAGT encodes:
- a CDS encoding HigA family addiction module antidote protein → MTNKLSPITPGDVLLEEFLKPMGISQSQLAKDINVPANRISQVVHGKREITADTALRLGKYFGIEPEFWLNLQVRYNMKLAKSKFGQIIEKEVKVLFSESPLHNHANA
- a CDS encoding type II toxin-antitoxin system RelE/ParE family toxin, whose protein sequence is MIKSFKCRDTEKLFNDMDIRKFRSINRTARIKLEVLNAAVSLKSLRIPPGNRLEQLKGNRKGQHSMRINNQWRICFVWKDEGVIEVEIVDYHKG